In one Mucilaginibacter sp. PAMB04168 genomic region, the following are encoded:
- a CDS encoding glycosylase, whose translation MNIIRHISTKLLLGIMLLAGTTVWGQSGNKTVSDKVMQEVYQEIKTPYKYGLVLTPDSNNRKMDCPTVFRKGNQWYMVYIIFDGRGYETWLAKSKDLLNWKTTGRIMSFSDTTDWDSNQKAGYLSLQDTKWGGSYQLEKYNNKYWMSYFGGSSKGYEKGLLSISMAYTDNDPTTPHEWQRLGKPVLMATDSNVQWWDNHTLYKETVIWDKKKSLGHPFIMYYNANGDSVNKKRGAERIGMAFSDDMVTWKRAANNPILNHNVGITGDPYIQKIGDVWVMFYFGAFWKDKGGAFNRFACSYDLANWTEWKGDDLIQSSEPYDNMFAHKSFVVKYKGVVYHFYCAVNKADQRGIAVATSKDMGKSTVGFIAPPPSKAKKN comes from the coding sequence ATGAATATAATTCGACATATAAGCACTAAACTACTGCTGGGCATTATGCTGCTGGCGGGTACAACGGTATGGGGACAGTCGGGCAATAAAACAGTGTCCGATAAAGTGATGCAAGAAGTTTACCAGGAGATAAAAACACCTTATAAATATGGCCTGGTGCTTACTCCCGATAGTAACAACCGCAAAATGGATTGCCCAACCGTTTTCCGTAAGGGTAACCAATGGTATATGGTGTATATTATTTTTGATGGCCGGGGTTATGAAACCTGGCTGGCTAAAAGTAAAGATCTGCTCAACTGGAAAACCACCGGTCGCATCATGTCTTTCAGTGATACTACCGATTGGGATAGCAACCAGAAGGCCGGCTATCTTTCCTTGCAGGATACCAAATGGGGCGGTTCATACCAATTGGAAAAGTACAACAACAAGTACTGGATGTCGTACTTCGGTGGTTCGAGCAAGGGCTATGAAAAAGGGTTGCTATCTATCAGTATGGCTTATACAGATAACGATCCAACCACTCCGCATGAATGGCAACGCTTAGGTAAACCGGTACTCATGGCTACCGACAGTAATGTGCAATGGTGGGATAACCACACCTTGTATAAAGAAACAGTGATATGGGATAAAAAGAAATCACTCGGACATCCTTTTATTATGTACTACAACGCCAATGGCGACAGCGTAAACAAAAAACGTGGTGCCGAGCGTATAGGCATGGCTTTTTCTGATGATATGGTAACCTGGAAACGGGCTGCCAACAACCCCATCCTTAATCATAACGTAGGCATCACCGGCGATCCATATATTCAAAAGATAGGAGATGTGTGGGTAATGTTCTATTTTGGCGCATTCTGGAAAGATAAAGGCGGGGCATTTAACCGTTTTGCCTGCTCCTATGATCTAGCGAACTGGACGGAGTGGAAAGGCGATGACCTGATCCAATCATCAGAGCCTTATGATAACATGTTTGCGCATAAATCATTTGTGGTAAAGTACAAGGGCGTAGTTTATCATTTCTACTGTGCGGTTAATAAGGCCGATCAGCGGGGTATAGCAGTGGCTACTTCTAAAGATATGGGCAAAAGCACGGTCGGCTTTATAGCACCGCCGCCATCCAAAGCAAAAAAGAATTAG
- a CDS encoding family 78 glycoside hydrolase catalytic domain: MKKFYLWCLLLPLQALAQNLKVANLQCEYKANAIGVDVAAPELSWQLQSSGYNVTQTSYQVLVADNADALGKNTGNVWDSKKVASSASIQVLYRGKPLQSAKTYYWKVKVWDNQQHTSGWSKPAQWQMGLLTKADWKGAQWIAYDELPDSSRITPLIHLRGPKKLSEANDVLPLLRKTFAINKPVKKATLYICGLGHFELSINGTKTGDHFLDPGWTDYDDQALYVPFDVTSQLKQGGNAIGVMLGNGFYFIPRDTRYRKLTGAYGHPKMICRLVTEYADGTAESVVSDQSWKTTAGPITYTSIYGGEDYDANKEQPGWDKPGFNDAGWKKVITVTGSPRLDAQIAEPLKVFQQFNPKSVKSLGAGVTGQYIKSKDTTVKQQVMNNRVLYDFGQNLSGIVQITVKGKKGDTVRIYPAELLATEGTINQKGSGNPHYYDYVLKGGGEETWQPRFTYYGFRYAQVENAVAKDEANPHNLPVVTAIKSLHTRNAAPEVGRFACSNELFNKTFTLIDWAIRSNMASVFTDCPHREKLGWLEEAHLVGSSIRYTYDIANLSRKCIDDMRYSQTPEGLVPEISPEFTNFGGMFRDSPEWGSNAIILPWYVYQWYGDKKVLTDGYPVMLKYLDYLAGMAKDHILTQGLGDWYDLGPNSPGLSQHTTKGVTATAIYHYDLQIMSQIARLLGKPADAVKFDKLAAEVKKSFNHTFFNVQTKQYATGSQTSNAMAVYCGLVEPQYKDAVIANLIKDIRNRNNSLTAGDIGFRYLLRVLDDAGRSDVIFEMNNRDDVPGYGYQLAKGATALTESWQALAGVSNNHLMLGHIAEWFYSALAGIRPGGGVAFKDIEIRPEPVGDVTSAQASHESPYGTISTKWEKKNGAFVMEVEVPVNTGAAVYLPVSQTAKITMNGKSVKAQSYNKGKAMVKIGSGKYSFTAK; this comes from the coding sequence ATGAAGAAATTTTACCTGTGGTGTTTATTGCTCCCCTTACAGGCTTTAGCACAAAACCTAAAGGTGGCTAACCTGCAATGCGAGTATAAAGCCAATGCAATAGGAGTGGATGTAGCCGCGCCCGAATTAAGCTGGCAATTGCAAAGCAGCGGTTATAATGTTACCCAAACCTCTTACCAGGTGTTGGTAGCTGATAATGCCGACGCTTTGGGGAAGAACACCGGTAACGTTTGGGATTCTAAAAAAGTGGCTTCATCTGCCTCTATACAGGTGTTGTACCGGGGCAAGCCCTTGCAATCGGCCAAAACCTATTACTGGAAAGTAAAGGTTTGGGATAACCAGCAGCATACCTCAGGCTGGAGCAAGCCGGCGCAATGGCAAATGGGCCTGCTCACCAAGGCCGACTGGAAAGGCGCACAGTGGATTGCTTATGACGAACTGCCCGACAGTTCACGCATCACACCGCTTATCCACCTACGCGGACCAAAAAAGCTGAGCGAGGCCAATGATGTATTGCCGTTATTGCGTAAAACATTTGCCATTAATAAGCCGGTAAAAAAGGCTACCCTATACATATGCGGACTTGGGCATTTTGAGCTGAGCATTAATGGCACTAAAACGGGTGACCACTTCCTGGACCCCGGATGGACCGATTATGACGACCAGGCACTGTATGTGCCTTTTGATGTAACCAGCCAGCTTAAGCAGGGCGGCAATGCCATAGGCGTGATGCTGGGCAACGGGTTCTACTTTATTCCGCGCGATACGCGCTACCGTAAACTAACCGGCGCTTACGGGCATCCAAAGATGATATGCCGCCTGGTTACCGAGTATGCCGATGGCACTGCCGAAAGTGTTGTGAGTGACCAAAGCTGGAAGACCACTGCCGGCCCCATTACCTATACCAGTATTTACGGTGGCGAAGATTACGATGCCAACAAAGAACAACCCGGTTGGGATAAACCCGGCTTTAACGATGCGGGTTGGAAAAAGGTAATTACCGTAACCGGTTCGCCCCGGCTGGATGCGCAGATTGCCGAGCCGCTAAAAGTGTTTCAGCAGTTTAACCCTAAAAGCGTAAAATCATTGGGTGCAGGCGTTACCGGCCAGTACATCAAATCAAAAGATACCACCGTAAAGCAACAGGTGATGAACAACCGGGTGCTATATGATTTTGGACAGAACCTATCGGGCATCGTTCAAATCACCGTGAAAGGCAAAAAAGGCGATACGGTACGCATTTACCCTGCCGAGCTACTAGCCACCGAGGGCACCATTAACCAAAAAGGCTCGGGCAACCCGCATTATTACGATTATGTGTTAAAAGGCGGTGGTGAAGAAACCTGGCAGCCACGTTTTACTTATTACGGTTTTAGGTATGCGCAGGTAGAAAATGCTGTAGCGAAGGATGAGGCTAACCCGCATAATCTGCCTGTAGTAACTGCTATTAAAAGCTTGCACACCCGCAATGCAGCACCCGAAGTGGGCCGGTTTGCCTGCTCAAATGAGCTTTTTAATAAAACCTTTACATTAATTGACTGGGCCATACGCAGCAACATGGCTAGCGTGTTTACCGATTGCCCTCACCGCGAAAAGCTGGGCTGGCTGGAAGAGGCACACCTGGTAGGCAGCTCCATTCGTTACACATATGATATTGCCAACCTGAGCCGCAAGTGCATTGATGATATGCGGTACTCGCAAACACCCGAAGGCCTGGTGCCCGAGATTTCCCCGGAGTTTACCAACTTTGGCGGCATGTTCCGCGATTCGCCTGAGTGGGGTAGTAATGCTATTATATTGCCCTGGTATGTGTACCAATGGTATGGCGATAAAAAAGTGCTGACTGATGGTTACCCGGTAATGCTCAAATACTTGGATTATTTAGCCGGTATGGCCAAAGATCACATTTTAACGCAGGGTTTGGGCGACTGGTATGATCTGGGTCCAAATTCGCCAGGTTTATCTCAGCATACCACCAAAGGCGTTACCGCAACTGCTATTTATCATTATGATTTGCAGATTATGAGCCAGATAGCCCGTTTGCTGGGCAAACCTGCTGATGCCGTAAAGTTTGATAAATTGGCTGCAGAGGTAAAAAAATCTTTCAACCATACCTTTTTTAATGTGCAAACCAAGCAGTATGCTACGGGCAGTCAAACCTCCAATGCTATGGCCGTTTATTGTGGTTTGGTAGAGCCGCAGTACAAGGATGCCGTAATTGCCAACCTGATCAAAGATATCCGCAACCGTAACAACAGCCTTACCGCCGGCGATATTGGCTTCCGCTATTTGCTGCGTGTGCTGGATGATGCGGGGCGGTCTGACGTGATATTTGAGATGAACAACCGCGATGATGTGCCTGGTTACGGCTACCAGCTGGCTAAAGGTGCTACGGCCTTGACCGAATCATGGCAGGCGCTGGCCGGTGTGTCAAACAATCACCTCATGCTGGGGCATATAGCCGAATGGTTTTATAGTGCGCTGGCCGGCATTCGTCCGGGCGGCGGTGTGGCGTTCAAGGATATTGAGATACGCCCCGAGCCGGTAGGCGACGTGACATCCGCACAGGCCAGCCATGAGTCGCCTTATGGTACCATCAGCACCAAATGGGAGAAGAAGAACGGGGCATTTGTGATGGAGGTGGAAGTGCCGGTTAATACCGGTGCAGCGGTTTACCTGCCGGTTAGTCAAACGGCTAAAATAACTATGAATGGTAAAAGTGTTAAAGCGCAAAGTTATAACAAGGGTAAGGCAATGGTGAAAATAGGATCGGGTAAATATAGTTTTACGGCTAAATAA
- a CDS encoding malectin domain-containing carbohydrate-binding protein — translation MAYQTHNLTLTRAQTTALHFPPREGRALLVRFVKGYVRSVLLLLAVTIFGVLTALAQTRQQVSLNSNWQSVADDNNAQAYNGFEQAAFKTKNWKSVTVPHNWDQYEGYRRLKHGNKHGYAWYRKIFSAKQLKSGQRYFLWFEGVSSYATVWLNGKKVGTHAGGRTSFTLDVTNAIKLNQPNLLAVRADHPAHIQNLPWVCGGCSDETGFSEGSQPMGIFRPVHLIATNPVRVEPFGVYIWNDTTVTEKSATLNLETEVKNYSAQTGIITVVNKLTDAQGKTFVTAQVQKTLQPGTKAVVLQQLANIKNVQLWSPDKPYLYTLHTQIVQNGKIVDEVNIPYGIRWIKWGMGINGDGRFYVNGKPVFINGMGEYEHLMGRSHAFTPEEIRARVMQLQASGFNAFRDAHQPHNLKYQQYWDKLGMLWWPQFSAHIWYDTPEFKENYKKLIVDWIKERRNSPSVTLWGLENESKLPEAFARECTELIRSLDHTASSQRKVTTCNGGKGTDWDVPQNWTGTYGGNPLTYGEDLKKQVLVGEYGAWRSLELHTEGPFVANGPVSEDRMAQLMETKVRLAESVRDQVAGQYHWLLYSHENPGRIQGGEGLRELDRVGPINYKGLFTPWGQPLDVYYMFRSNYAPKDNDPMVYIVSHTWPNRWLKPGKKDSITVYANCDEVELFNDVKTVSLGKRKRQGGIGTHFQWDGANIQYNVLYAVGYVNGKAVTQDYIVLNHLPKAPHLAQLTSSRPQATDNRQDLKYLYRINCGGPDYTDKQGNLWLADRHQTVANTWGSKSWTDDFEGMPAFFASQQRTFDVVKGTADGALLQTFRYGMDKLRYEFPVPDGQYQVELYFNEPWYGIGGGNCAGWRLFDVAVNNKTVLHNLDIWKEAGTNQVLKKTVTAKVTGGKLIISFPNVTAGQAIVSAIAISTANTKAVAAAPSAGIIQNLKAPQAWKQKSWLDVGDQLYADDRNITINQLPPVLYGADWIQTTTRPGTATFVMNADGSVYVAANIAGAGTPAWLKSYEVTGLQIKSDANSEQGMTLYRKAFKKGETVTLGEASGTAVYTVAVMPAVTLEPATDLRKTVTYRADNALVQGNGAALDTLSGRKVVRFTQPAGSSATFAITPGVADLYALRIKYYNFTDKPLTAKMQLLAADGTLMKEEMLTFKIIAKGKSGTIATTTGTSINAGNYRVVITALDAQDLNLSGIEMQ, via the coding sequence ATGGCTTACCAAACACATAACTTAACTCTAACTCGTGCTCAAACCACAGCCCTGCATTTTCCCCCTCGGGAGGGGAGAGCACTGCTGGTACGTTTTGTAAAAGGTTATGTGAGGAGTGTGTTGTTGCTTCTTGCAGTTACAATTTTCGGTGTGCTAACGGCATTGGCACAAACCCGGCAGCAAGTATCACTCAATAGCAACTGGCAAAGCGTTGCCGATGATAACAATGCACAGGCTTACAACGGCTTTGAGCAAGCCGCATTTAAAACTAAAAACTGGAAATCGGTAACGGTTCCACATAACTGGGACCAGTACGAAGGGTATCGCCGCTTAAAACATGGCAACAAGCATGGCTATGCTTGGTACCGTAAAATATTTTCGGCTAAGCAGTTGAAGTCTGGTCAACGTTATTTTTTGTGGTTTGAAGGGGTAAGCTCTTATGCTACCGTTTGGCTTAACGGCAAAAAAGTAGGCACACATGCCGGTGGCCGTACTTCTTTTACACTGGATGTTACCAATGCCATTAAACTAAATCAACCTAACTTGCTGGCCGTGCGTGCCGACCATCCCGCGCATATTCAAAACCTGCCCTGGGTATGTGGCGGCTGTTCAGACGAAACAGGCTTTTCAGAAGGTTCGCAGCCAATGGGTATCTTCAGGCCTGTGCATTTAATTGCTACCAACCCTGTAAGGGTAGAGCCGTTCGGCGTTTACATCTGGAACGACACAACGGTAACCGAGAAATCAGCAACGCTAAATCTAGAAACTGAAGTTAAGAACTACAGCGCTCAAACCGGCATCATTACCGTAGTTAATAAACTAACCGACGCACAAGGCAAAACTTTCGTTACCGCTCAAGTACAAAAAACATTGCAACCGGGTACAAAAGCCGTAGTGTTGCAGCAGTTAGCTAATATCAAAAATGTACAGCTATGGTCGCCCGATAAGCCTTATCTGTACACCCTGCATACACAGATTGTTCAAAACGGAAAAATCGTTGACGAGGTAAACATCCCATACGGCATCCGTTGGATAAAATGGGGAATGGGCATCAATGGCGATGGCCGGTTTTATGTAAATGGTAAACCCGTGTTCATCAATGGCATGGGCGAGTACGAGCACCTGATGGGCCGTAGCCATGCCTTTACACCCGAAGAAATTAGAGCCCGTGTGATGCAATTGCAAGCTTCAGGGTTTAACGCATTCCGCGATGCGCACCAGCCGCACAACCTGAAGTATCAGCAATATTGGGATAAGTTGGGCATGCTATGGTGGCCGCAATTTTCGGCACATATCTGGTATGATACGCCCGAGTTTAAGGAAAACTATAAAAAGCTAATTGTTGACTGGATTAAGGAACGGCGTAATAGTCCGTCGGTTACGCTGTGGGGTTTAGAAAACGAGAGCAAACTGCCCGAAGCTTTTGCCCGCGAGTGTACCGAGCTGATCCGCTCGCTCGATCATACGGCCTCATCGCAACGCAAGGTAACTACCTGTAACGGCGGTAAAGGTACCGACTGGGACGTGCCCCAAAACTGGACCGGTACCTATGGTGGCAACCCGCTTACTTATGGCGAAGACCTGAAAAAACAAGTTTTAGTAGGCGAATACGGCGCCTGGCGCAGCCTCGAACTGCATACCGAAGGGCCTTTCGTTGCCAACGGACCGGTAAGTGAAGACCGCATGGCTCAGCTTATGGAAACCAAAGTACGCCTGGCCGAATCCGTACGTGATCAGGTTGCCGGTCAGTACCACTGGCTGCTGTACTCGCATGAGAATCCCGGCCGTATACAAGGCGGCGAGGGATTACGGGAACTGGACAGGGTGGGGCCAATCAACTACAAAGGCTTGTTTACCCCCTGGGGACAGCCGCTTGATGTGTATTACATGTTCCGCTCCAACTACGCACCAAAGGATAACGACCCTATGGTGTACATTGTATCGCACACCTGGCCTAACCGCTGGCTTAAGCCCGGTAAAAAGGATAGTATAACTGTATACGCTAACTGCGATGAGGTGGAGCTTTTTAATGATGTAAAAACCGTATCGCTAGGCAAGCGCAAACGCCAGGGCGGTATCGGTACCCACTTCCAGTGGGATGGCGCCAACATACAATATAACGTACTATATGCCGTAGGCTACGTAAACGGCAAGGCCGTAACCCAAGATTACATAGTGCTCAACCACCTGCCCAAAGCACCGCATCTTGCTCAATTAACTAGCAGCAGACCACAGGCAACAGACAACAGGCAAGACCTCAAATACCTATACCGCATTAATTGCGGCGGACCAGATTATACCGACAAGCAGGGCAACCTGTGGCTTGCCGACCGTCATCAAACCGTCGCCAACACCTGGGGCTCTAAATCATGGACCGATGATTTTGAGGGAATGCCTGCATTCTTCGCCAGTCAGCAACGCACGTTTGATGTGGTAAAAGGCACGGCCGATGGCGCATTGTTGCAAACTTTCCGTTATGGTATGGATAAGCTGCGCTATGAGTTTCCGGTGCCCGATGGACAGTACCAGGTAGAGCTTTACTTTAACGAGCCATGGTATGGCATAGGCGGCGGCAACTGTGCAGGTTGGCGTTTGTTTGATGTGGCAGTCAACAACAAAACCGTTCTGCACAACCTCGATATTTGGAAAGAAGCCGGAACCAATCAAGTACTAAAAAAGACTGTTACTGCAAAGGTAACAGGGGGTAAACTAATAATTTCCTTCCCTAACGTAACGGCGGGGCAGGCTATTGTATCGGCTATTGCTATTAGTACTGCTAACACCAAAGCGGTAGCTGCTGCGCCATCGGCCGGCATTATCCAAAATTTAAAAGCGCCGCAGGCATGGAAGCAAAAATCATGGCTGGACGTAGGCGACCAGCTTTATGCGGATGACCGAAACATTACCATTAACCAACTACCGCCGGTTTTATACGGTGCCGATTGGATACAAACAACTACCCGCCCCGGTACAGCAACTTTTGTAATGAATGCCGATGGCAGTGTTTATGTAGCTGCGAACATAGCAGGTGCCGGTACTCCGGCCTGGCTCAAAAGCTATGAGGTTACCGGTTTACAAATAAAATCAGATGCGAACAGTGAGCAGGGCATGACCTTGTACCGCAAGGCGTTTAAAAAAGGTGAAACAGTTACACTTGGTGAAGCTTCAGGCACGGCCGTGTATACCGTAGCGGTAATGCCGGCGGTAACGCTGGAGCCGGCAACCGATCTGCGCAAAACCGTAACCTACCGTGCCGATAATGCATTGGTGCAAGGTAACGGCGCAGCGCTCGATACCCTGAGCGGCCGCAAGGTGGTACGCTTTACGCAGCCTGCAGGTAGTAGCGCAACGTTTGCCATTACCCCCGGCGTGGCCGATTTGTACGCGCTTCGGATAAAATATTACAACTTTACCGATAAGCCCTTAACCGCTAAAATGCAGTTGCTGGCCGCCGACGGTACTTTGATGAAAGAAGAAATGCTGACGTTTAAAATCATAGCCAAAGGTAAATCGGGTACTATTGCAACTACCACCGGCACCAGTATAAATGCCGGTAACTATAGGGTGGTAATAACCGCTCTTGATGCGCAGGACTTGAACCTTTCGGGCATTGAAATGCAGTAG
- a CDS encoding glycoside hydrolase N-terminal domain-containing protein: MKKTVIFSKLIILSLAALSFTSAYTQTQPLKLWYNKPSQKWTDALPIGNGRMGGMIYGGIDTERVQFNEQTLWTGAPRDYQRDGAYKYLQPIRQLIFDGKQKEAEAMAEAHFMGRKSNEDTYEAQKASWFKTASSVKAPAAAQYDDSKWKTVTLPTEKGWEIVPGFEGVDGAVWFRTTFELPANWVGKNVVLSLGRIRDRDFTFINGEQVGAVDGPDYRRYTIPAKLLHAGTNQIAIQVINYWDKGGLTSNARELAVYPEGYQLVDEKAARASGKYNEAINATTGETIKVVKLNGNWKYWIQDDNPPQFPRYNADYQPFADLYLQFLKQGNVSNYRRDLDISNSTAHVSYTASGVNYAREFLASNPAQVLAVHLTADKPGKITFNALLKTLHQGVAIRKVDAHTLALSFKVRNGVLRGVSYLYADAKGGKLAVTNQGITITGANEATLYLTAATNFKNYKDVSGNPEALCQKAMQAVRGKAYAAVKAKHIADYQQYFNKFALNLGTGKNQYLPTDERILKYNSTDDPALVSLFMQYSRYLLISTSRPGGGPANLQGLWNDLLTPPWGSKFTTNINLQMNYWPAEVLNLSACTQPLFNMVDDLVQTGKQTAKAHYNMPGWVLHHNTDLWRGTAPVNAANHGIWVTGAAWLSESLWEHYQFTQDKTFLQTRAYPVMKGAAEFFVNYLVKDPKTDYLISTPSNSPEHGGLVAGPTMDHQIIREIFKNTVAAAKILGTDDAFSKVLEEKYKQIAPNMIGKYGQLQEWIMDKDDTTDTHRHVSHMWGIHPGTDITPADVNLMDAAKKSMKYRGDEGTGWSLAWKINIWARMRDGDHAYKMLTMLLSPADAVPNHEKGGIYHNMFDAHPPFQIDGNFGGAAGVAEMLLQSQFGKLELLPALPSALPNGEVKGIRARGGFVLNLRWQNGALQQAEILSETGAPCTVKYKDKEIKFDTQKGKTYKLSSELKKI; this comes from the coding sequence ATGAAAAAAACGGTAATCTTTTCAAAACTAATAATATTAAGCCTTGCTGCTTTATCATTCACATCTGCTTATACCCAAACTCAACCCCTTAAACTCTGGTACAACAAACCCTCCCAAAAGTGGACTGATGCTCTGCCGATTGGTAATGGCCGCATGGGTGGAATGATCTATGGCGGTATTGATACCGAGCGCGTGCAATTTAACGAACAAACCTTATGGACGGGTGCACCACGTGATTATCAGCGCGACGGTGCCTATAAATACCTGCAGCCCATCCGTCAGCTTATATTTGATGGCAAACAAAAGGAAGCTGAAGCCATGGCTGAAGCACACTTTATGGGCCGCAAAAGCAACGAGGATACCTATGAGGCTCAAAAAGCCTCCTGGTTCAAAACCGCCAGCAGCGTAAAAGCACCGGCTGCCGCTCAGTACGACGACAGTAAATGGAAAACGGTAACCCTCCCAACCGAAAAAGGATGGGAAATAGTGCCCGGGTTTGAGGGGGTGGATGGCGCTGTTTGGTTCCGTACCACCTTTGAGCTGCCTGCTAACTGGGTAGGTAAAAACGTGGTGTTGAGCCTCGGCCGCATTCGTGACCGGGATTTTACTTTTATAAATGGTGAACAAGTAGGCGCAGTGGATGGTCCTGATTACCGGAGGTACACTATCCCCGCTAAACTGCTGCATGCTGGTACCAACCAAATAGCCATACAAGTGATTAATTACTGGGATAAAGGCGGCCTAACCAGCAACGCCCGTGAGCTGGCCGTTTACCCTGAAGGTTACCAACTGGTTGACGAAAAAGCAGCCCGGGCCAGCGGTAAGTACAACGAAGCCATAAATGCCACAACCGGCGAAACCATCAAAGTAGTTAAACTAAACGGCAACTGGAAATACTGGATACAGGATGATAATCCACCGCAGTTCCCCCGTTACAATGCCGATTACCAGCCCTTTGCAGATTTATACTTGCAATTTTTAAAACAAGGCAATGTCAGCAACTACCGCCGCGATCTGGATATCAGCAATTCGACAGCACATGTGAGCTACACGGCATCGGGCGTTAATTACGCCCGCGAGTTTCTGGCCAGCAATCCGGCGCAGGTACTGGCCGTACATTTAACGGCTGACAAACCGGGTAAAATAACTTTTAACGCACTGTTAAAAACCTTACATCAGGGAGTTGCCATTCGTAAAGTGGATGCACACACGCTGGCTTTATCATTTAAAGTGCGTAACGGCGTATTGCGGGGTGTAAGCTACCTATATGCCGATGCTAAGGGCGGCAAGCTAGCCGTAACCAATCAGGGCATCACTATAACCGGTGCTAACGAGGCGACGTTGTACTTAACAGCGGCAACCAACTTTAAAAATTATAAAGACGTATCGGGCAATCCCGAGGCGCTTTGTCAAAAAGCTATGCAAGCTGTTCGTGGCAAAGCTTATGCGGCGGTTAAGGCCAAACACATAGCCGACTATCAACAATACTTTAACAAGTTTGCCCTTAACCTGGGCACCGGTAAAAACCAGTACCTGCCAACTGATGAGCGCATCCTGAAATACAACAGCACTGATGACCCCGCACTGGTGAGCCTGTTTATGCAATACAGCCGTTATTTGCTCATCTCTACATCACGGCCAGGCGGTGGTCCGGCAAATTTACAAGGCCTATGGAATGATCTGCTTACACCGCCCTGGGGCAGCAAGTTTACCACCAACATTAACCTACAAATGAACTACTGGCCTGCCGAGGTGCTTAACCTTTCAGCCTGCACGCAACCATTGTTCAACATGGTAGATGACCTGGTGCAAACCGGTAAACAAACTGCCAAAGCGCACTATAATATGCCGGGCTGGGTACTGCACCATAACACTGACCTGTGGCGTGGTACGGCCCCGGTTAATGCGGCTAACCACGGCATTTGGGTAACGGGTGCGGCCTGGTTAAGCGAAAGCTTGTGGGAGCATTACCAGTTTACACAGGATAAGACCTTTTTGCAAACCCGCGCATACCCGGTGATGAAAGGTGCAGCCGAGTTTTTTGTGAACTATCTGGTTAAGGATCCTAAAACCGATTACCTCATTAGCACGCCATCCAACTCACCCGAGCATGGCGGATTGGTGGCCGGACCGACCATGGATCACCAGATCATCCGCGAAATATTTAAGAATACCGTAGCAGCGGCAAAAATATTAGGTACCGATGACGCTTTTAGCAAAGTGTTGGAAGAAAAATACAAGCAGATAGCACCTAACATGATTGGCAAATATGGGCAGCTACAGGAGTGGATTATGGATAAGGATGATACCACCGATACCCACCGCCACGTATCGCATATGTGGGGTATACACCCGGGTACCGATATTACCCCCGCTGATGTAAACCTGATGGACGCCGCCAAAAAATCCATGAAATATCGGGGCGACGAAGGTACCGGTTGGAGCCTGGCCTGGAAGATCAACATTTGGGCACGTATGCGTGACGGCGACCATGCCTACAAAATGCTAACCATGCTGTTGTCGCCAGCTGATGCCGTGCCAAACCACGAGAAAGGTGGCATTTACCACAATATGTTTGATGCCCACCCGCCGTTCCAGATTGATGGTAACTTTGGCGGTGCTGCCGGTGTAGCCGAAATGTTGCTGCAAAGTCAGTTCGGCAAGCTGGAGTTATTACCTGCTCTGCCCTCAGCTTTGCCAAACGGCGAGGTAAAAGGCATCCGTGCCCGTGGTGGTTTCGTTCTCAATTTAAGATGGCAAAACGGTGCGCTACAGCAAGCTGAAATATTATCGGAAACAGGCGCCCCTTGTACTGTAAAATATAAAGACAAAGAAATAAAGTTCGATACGCAGAAAGGGAAGACCTACAAGTTAAGCAGCGAACTAAAGAAAATATAA